Sequence from the Nocardioides exalbidus genome:
ACCGCACGCGGGCCGTCGAGCGGGTCGTGGTCGGCACCCTGCTCTACGAACCGGTGATCGCGAGCATCCGCCGGATGCTGGCGGAGGTGGTGTCCAGCGAGACCCTAGACAGCTGATTCCTTCTCACCGCCGTCGTTTGTCGGGCACAGTTGCGCCATGAGCGATCTCGTGGACCTCGGACCCGCAGGAGAACGGCTGGTGGCGGTGGCCGCGCACGTCACCGACGACCAGCTGGGTGGACCCACGCCCTGCGAGGGCCGCACGGTCGGCCAGCTCGTCGCGCACCTCGTCGGGCTGACGCTCGCGTTCCGGGCCGCTGCCGACAAGGACTTCGGGCCGCTCACCGACACGAACCCCGACGACAGCGGCTGGCCGGACCCCGAGCCCGGGTGGCGCGACGCGCTGGCGACACAGGTCCCGGCGATGACCCGGGCATGGCGGAACCCCGCCGCGTGGGACGGGATGACCCGCGCCGGCGGCGTCGACCTGCCCGGTCAGGTCGGTGGCCTGGTCGCCCTCGACGAGATCGTCCTCCACGGCTGGGACCTGGCGCGGGCGACGGGCCAGCCCTACGACTGCGACGACGCGACCGCCGAGGCCTGCATGGCCTTCGTCGGCGGCTTCGAGGAGTCGGGCACGCCCGGCCTCTTCGCCCCCGCGGTCGGCGTCACCGACGACGCCAGCCCCTTCGAGCGCGTGCTCGCCCGCTCGGGTCGCGACCCGCAGTGGTCGAAGGAGGGCCGATGAAGGCGGTCCTCTCCATCCTGCTGCGCCTCGCCGTCATCGGGCTGGCGCTGATCCTCTACACCGAGGTGGCCGTCCCGGCGATGAGCCGGACGAGCAACGACGCCAACATCGGCGCCGGCCTCATCGCCTTCGCGGGTCTCGCCCTCATCGGCTTCGCCGGTGGCCTGCTCGACGGCATCAGCCAGGGAGCGCTGACGTCCGCGCTCTGGTGGCTGGTCATCGCCGCCGGCATCGCGCTCGGCTGGTGGCTGGTCCCGCCGTGGCTGCGCAACACGAGCGACTACTCCTACACCACCTTGCTGCAGCAGAGCCGCGACGTCGTGCCCTTCATCTTCGGACTCGTCGCAGGACCCGCCGTCGTGGCGTCGGGCATCGGCGGCGTGATGGGTCGCGGTCGCTGAGGCCGAGGCGACTCAGAAGAGCGCGTCCTGCTCCAGCTCGAGCAGCTGCTGCTTGCGCTCCAGCCCACCGGCGTACCCGGTGAGCGTGCCGTTGGCACCGATGACCCGGTGGCACGGCACCACGATCGGGATCGGGTTGCGGCCGTTGGCCAGGCCGACGGCGCGCGAGGCGGCGTTGGTCATTCCGAGCCGGCCGGCGATCTCGCCGTAGGACGCGGTCTCGCCGTAGGCGATCTTCTCCAGCTGGGTCCACACCCGGCGCTGGAAGTCGGTGCCGACCGGCGCGAGCGGCAGGTCGAAGTCCGTGAGCTCGCGGTCGAAGTACGCCGTCAGCTGGCGCACGGTCTCGACCAGCACGGGGTCGTCGTCGGAGCGGGACCCGAGCGGCCGCCCGTCGGCGGGCTGGTTGAAGGGCGAGAACTCGATCGCGACGATCGAGCCGTCGCGCTCGACGATGCGCAGGTCGCCGATCGGCGAGGGCATCACGGTCCACATGTCAGGTCTCCTTCGGAGCGGGCGTGTCGGGCATCAGGGGGTTCCAGAGGTGCATCAGGGCGTAGGACCGCCAGGGCCGCCACCGCTCGGTGTCGACCGAGCCTCCCAGATCGGCGAGCACCCTGCGGACGGCGAGATCGGTGGGCAGGAAGGCGTCGGGGTGGCCGAGCGCCCGCATCGCGACGTAGTCGGCGGTCCAGGCGCCGATGCCCGGCAGGTCCATGAGGGAGCGGCGTACGTCGTCGCGGTCGGGGCCGCGGTCCAGCACCACCGAACCGTCGGCGAGCGCGGAGGCGAGGCCCACCAGGGCCCGGCCTCGCGCCCGCGGCATCGGCAGGGTCTCGGGGTCGACCCCGGCGAGGGTCGCGGCGTCGGGGAACAGGTGCGTGAGCCCGGCCACGGGCGAGTCGACGGGACGGCCGTGCGCGGCCACCAGCCGACCGGCGACCGTCCGGGCGCCGGTCACGCTGACCTGCTGCCCGATCACGGTCCTCACCGCCGTCTCGTCGCCGTCGACCTGGCCCGGCACCCGCAGGCCGGGCGTCGCCCGCACCAGGTCACCGAGGACGGGATCGGCACCGAGGTGCTCGTCCACCGCCCGGGGATCGCAGTCGGCGTCCAGCAGCCGGCGGACGCGCTCGCCCGCGGCCGCGGTGTCGCGCAGGTCGTGGAGCCAGAACTCGGCCCGCACCGACGCCGTGCCCGGGCCCGCGGGGATGTCGGCCAGCTCGAGCCGGACGGTGCCGGGGCCGTGGGGCAGGTCGAGCGTCCGGGCGTACCAGCCGGGCGCGGCGACCTCGACGCCCGGCACCAGGTGGAAGGCGAGGAAGTCGAGCAGCCGGCGTCCGGCGAAGGGCGTGCGCACGGGCAGCCGCATCGCGATGGCGCCACCCGACGAGCCGGCGGCGCGCGTGCCGCGGAGCTCGCTCGGCGAGGCGGCGTAGATCTCGCGCAGGGTCTCGTTGAACTGCCGCACGCTCGCGAAGCCGGCGGCGAAGGCGACGTCGGTGAGCGGCAGGTCGGTGGTCTCGATGAGGACGCGGGCACTCTGGGCGCGACGGGCCCGGGCCAGCGACAGCGGCGTGGCGCCGAGCTCCTGGGTGAGCAGCCGGCCGAGGTGGCGCGGCGTGTAGCCGACCCGACGGGCCAGACCCTCCACACCCTCGCGGTCCACCAGCCCGTCGGCGATGAGTCGCATGGCGCGGCCGGCGACGTCGGCGGCGACGTCCCACTCCGGGCTGCCGGGCGTGGCGTCGGGCAGGCAGCGCCTGCAGGCGCGGTAGCCGGCCGCATGTGCGCTGGCCGCGGTCGCGTGGAAGGTCACGTTGCGTTCGGCCGGGGTGCGCGCCGGGCAGGAGGGCCGGCAGTAGATCCCGGTCGTGCGGACGGCCGTGTAGAAGACGCCGTCGAAGCGGCGGTCCCGGCTCTGCACCGCGCGGTAGCAGGCCTCGGTGTCGAGGTGTCCGGTCGGTGTCATGCGTCCAGTGTGGCCCGCGCACCCTGGTCTCACCAGCGGAAAACGGACACGGCCGTCGGCGGCCTTCCGACGACCTTCAGCCGCCGCTGCGGTAGCGCCTCTCGGGCCGGCCGGCACCGCCGTACTGGAGGCGGACCGTGACCGACCCGCGCGCGACGAAGTGCTCGAGGTAGCGGCGGGCGGACACGCGCGAGATGCCGACGACGTCGGCGCACTCCGCCGCCGACAGCTCGCCCGCGTCCCGCAGCGCCGCCTCGACGGCGTCGGCGGTCTCCGGGCTCAGGCCCTTCGGCAGGCTCGCGGCGGGGACCGCGACGGTGGCCGCGCCGAACACCGCGTCGATGTCGTGCTGCGCGGGTGCGCCGGTGCCGGCCAGCGCCTGGTGGGCGGCGCGGAACGACTCCAGGCGCACGCGGAGGTCGTCGTAGTCGAAGGGCTTCACGAGGTAGTGCACCGCTCCCCCGGACGCCGCGGCGCGCACGGTGTCGGCCTCGCGGGCCGCCGTCACGACCAGCACGCCGACGTCGTCCCCACCGGCTCGCAGCCGGCGCAGCACGTCGATGCCGGTCATGTCGGGCAGGTGCACGTCGAGCAGGACGAGGTCGGGCCGCAGGCGCGCGACGTCGTCGAGGGCTGCCTGGCCGGTGCTGGCGACCCCAACCACGACGAAGCCCGGGGTGCGCTCGACGAACTGCGTGTGGATCCGCGCCACCATGAAGTCGTCGTCGACCACGAGCACGTTGACGTCGCTCACCGTGCGTCCACCTCCACGTCCTCCCACGCCCCCGGCAGCCGTACGTCGAACACGGCGCCGCTGTCGGCCCCCGACCGGACCTCGACGCTGCCGCCCCGACGCTCGCAGACGACCTGCACGAGCGCCAGCCCGACCCCCCGTCCGCCCACCGTCGGCGCCTTGGAGCTCCAGCCCCGCCGGAAGATCTCGCCGACCACCTCCGCCGGGACGCCGGGCCCGGTGTCGGTGACCGCCAGGTGCACCGTGCCGTCGTCGAGCCGGAGGTCGACCTCGACGGCCGTGCCGCCGACGGACACGGAGGCGTCCACGGCGTTGTCGACGAGGTTGCCGAGGACGGTGCCGAGGTCGGTGGACGACTCGTGGTCCAGTCGCGGCAGATCGCTGGCCTCGCTGACCCTGAGGTCGACGCCGCGCTCGGCCGCCAGGCTGGTCTTGGCGATCAGCAGCGCGGCGACCGCGGGATCCTCGACGTGCGCGAGGACGGCGTCGGAGATCTCGGCCCGGCGGCGACGGATCGTGCCGACCAGCCGCGCCACCTCGTCGTACTCCCCCAGCTGGACGAGGCCGGAGATGGTGTGGAGCTGGTTGTGGAACTCGTGGGTCTGGGCGCGCAGCGTGTTCGTGATCGACTCGCGGGCGTCGAGCTCGCTCTGCAGCGCGAGCAGCTCGGTGCGGTCGCGCAGCGTGGTGACCGAGGCGACGCGGCGACCGCCCTCGACGACCGGGGTGCGGTTGACGACCAGCAGCCGGTCGTCGACCACCACGACGTGGTCGCGGATCTCGGCGTCGTCGGCGAGCAGTCCGCGCACGGCCGGGTCGAGGTCGAGGTCGTCGACGCGCCGGCCCTCGACGTCACCCTCGATGCCGATGAGCTCGCGCGCGCTGTCGCTGAGCATCGTCACGGTGCCGTCGACGGCAACCGAGAAGACGCCCTCGCGCAGGGAGTGCAGGAGCGCCTCGCGCTGGTCGGCGAGCGCCGCGATGGCGGCGGGCTCGAGTCCGCGGGTGCGGCGCCGGATGAGGCGCGAGAGGAGCAACGACCCGGCGATGCCGAGCCCGAGGCCCAGCCCGGCCACCGGCACCACGTCGATCAGGACGCTCCGGGCCCGCTGTCGCCAGGTGGGGTACTCCTCGGTCACCATCGCGATGCCGACCAGCTCGAGGCGGCGGTTGATGATCGGCACCTGCGCGGCGATCGAGGAGGTGCCGAAGTCGTCCACGTCGCCGGTCCACGCACGCAGGCGCTGGGCAGGGCCTCCGAGCAGGTCGAGCCGCTCGCCGCGGCCGGCGAAGTCGCTGCTGACCAGCACCGTGCCGTCAGGTGCGGCGACGTAGACCCCGCTGGCCTGGTAACTGTCGCGTGTCACCTGGGTGATCGTGGCCAGGGCCCCGCGGTTCTCGGCGACCGTGCCGTCGCGGAAGGTCGACCGGACGAACCTGTCGTTGGCCAGGCGCTCCGCAGCGTCGCGCATCGCAGCACCCCGGGTGGCACGGAAGTCGGCGTCGCTCTGCTGCACCGAGACCACGCTCGCCACCACCACCACGACCAGCAGCACCGAGACCTGGAGCACGAGGAACTGGCCGGCGAGGGTCGCCGGACGCCATCGTGAGCGTGACCACAAGTTCCACAACCTCCATTGCTTTCCCAAGCGTGACGAGCACCACACGAAGTCTCCACCATCGTCGGGTCGGACTCTGTCGGGTCCGGCGCGAGACATCGAGAGATCGGAGTGCACATGGTGCGCCATAGGACGAGGCGAGTGCTCGCCACCGTCGTGGCCCTCAGCAGCGCGTTGCTCCTCGCCACCGGGTGCGGGGTCACCCGCGGTGCGGCGAGCAGCGACATGACGATGCTGATCCCCAACAGCCCCGGCGGCGGCTACGACCAGACCGGCCGCGCGGCTGTCGCGATCATGGAGCACGGTGACATCACCGGCGGCTCGTTCGAGGTCACCAACGTGATCGGTGCCGGCGGCTCGGTCGCGATGACGCGCCTCATGAACGCCGAGGGCGACGAGCGCACCATGATGACCGCCGGCCTCGGCGTCGTCGGCTCGCTCTACTCCTTCGGCGCCCCGTACAAGCTCGACGACGCGACGCCGCTCGCCCAGCTCATCGAGGACCAGGAGGGCGTGCTGGTCCCGGCCGACTCGCCGTACAAGACCATCGACGACCTGGTGG
This genomic interval carries:
- a CDS encoding TIGR03086 family metal-binding protein, with translation MSDLVDLGPAGERLVAVAAHVTDDQLGGPTPCEGRTVGQLVAHLVGLTLAFRAAADKDFGPLTDTNPDDSGWPDPEPGWRDALATQVPAMTRAWRNPAAWDGMTRAGGVDLPGQVGGLVALDEIVLHGWDLARATGQPYDCDDATAEACMAFVGGFEESGTPGLFAPAVGVTDDASPFERVLARSGRDPQWSKEGR
- a CDS encoding methylated-DNA--[protein]-cysteine S-methyltransferase: MWTVMPSPIGDLRIVERDGSIVAIEFSPFNQPADGRPLGSRSDDDPVLVETVRQLTAYFDRELTDFDLPLAPVGTDFQRRVWTQLEKIAYGETASYGEIAGRLGMTNAASRAVGLANGRNPIPIVVPCHRVIGANGTLTGYAGGLERKQQLLELEQDALF
- a CDS encoding AlkA N-terminal domain-containing protein — translated: MTPTGHLDTEACYRAVQSRDRRFDGVFYTAVRTTGIYCRPSCPARTPAERNVTFHATAASAHAAGYRACRRCLPDATPGSPEWDVAADVAGRAMRLIADGLVDREGVEGLARRVGYTPRHLGRLLTQELGATPLSLARARRAQSARVLIETTDLPLTDVAFAAGFASVRQFNETLREIYAASPSELRGTRAAGSSGGAIAMRLPVRTPFAGRRLLDFLAFHLVPGVEVAAPGWYARTLDLPHGPGTVRLELADIPAGPGTASVRAEFWLHDLRDTAAAGERVRRLLDADCDPRAVDEHLGADPVLGDLVRATPGLRVPGQVDGDETAVRTVIGQQVSVTGARTVAGRLVAAHGRPVDSPVAGLTHLFPDAATLAGVDPETLPMPRARGRALVGLASALADGSVVLDRGPDRDDVRRSLMDLPGIGAWTADYVAMRALGHPDAFLPTDLAVRRVLADLGGSVDTERWRPWRSYALMHLWNPLMPDTPAPKET
- a CDS encoding response regulator, yielding MSDVNVLVVDDDFMVARIHTQFVERTPGFVVVGVASTGQAALDDVARLRPDLVLLDVHLPDMTGIDVLRRLRAGGDDVGVLVVTAAREADTVRAAASGGAVHYLVKPFDYDDLRVRLESFRAAHQALAGTGAPAQHDIDAVFGAATVAVPAASLPKGLSPETADAVEAALRDAGELSAAECADVVGISRVSARRYLEHFVARGSVTVRLQYGGAGRPERRYRSGG
- a CDS encoding sensor histidine kinase yields the protein MWSRSRWRPATLAGQFLVLQVSVLLVVVVVASVVSVQQSDADFRATRGAAMRDAAERLANDRFVRSTFRDGTVAENRGALATITQVTRDSYQASGVYVAAPDGTVLVSSDFAGRGERLDLLGGPAQRLRAWTGDVDDFGTSSIAAQVPIINRRLELVGIAMVTEEYPTWRQRARSVLIDVVPVAGLGLGLGIAGSLLLSRLIRRRTRGLEPAAIAALADQREALLHSLREGVFSVAVDGTVTMLSDSARELIGIEGDVEGRRVDDLDLDPAVRGLLADDAEIRDHVVVVDDRLLVVNRTPVVEGGRRVASVTTLRDRTELLALQSELDARESITNTLRAQTHEFHNQLHTISGLVQLGEYDEVARLVGTIRRRRAEISDAVLAHVEDPAVAALLIAKTSLAAERGVDLRVSEASDLPRLDHESSTDLGTVLGNLVDNAVDASVSVGGTAVEVDLRLDDGTVHLAVTDTGPGVPAEVVGEIFRRGWSSKAPTVGGRGVGLALVQVVCERRGGSVEVRSGADSGAVFDVRLPGAWEDVEVDAR